The window GAAGATAGATAAGATTTCCTTGCCATATCTTCTAGTGTGATAACTTGGTGATAATTCTTTTCCAAATACTCGATCATTTTTTTGAGTCTCATGTCATTGGAATCCATTTTTTCAATGACAGTACCCTTTTGCTTAAACCGGCGGACCAGGATAAGCAATAGTTCACAGATAGACCTATGCATTTCGATTTGGTAGCTCTCATCTTTTCTGCTATATGTAATCATTAATTCAACAAGCAATTTTCTCATCTTGTCGAGCATCACTTCCCTGCCCATCCCGATCTCTTGGGAAAAACAATCAAACCTGCTGTTTCGATAGTCCGAATAATACTGATCCATAAACGTATCCGAAATCGTTAACGATAACACACGATTTGTTTGATTGCCTTTTGCCTGAAAAAGCTGGTTCCGATTAATCAGCAGCAAATCCAGTTCTTTTAAAACATAAAAACGGCTATCGATTTCTATCGTTAATTCCCCGCTTAAACAAAAGACAAATTGCAATCCTTGATTCATTCGAGGAGATAATAATTGAATATTCTTCATTGAAATTTGAAAATCAGTTAATTGGTCCTTCATATACTTACCTCACATTCCATTAAAAAGCCGATAGGTTCTTTATATTAGCATACTATCAGCGGGACAATACATTTTCAATGAGACTGCATCCCTTGGTAAGGAAGCCTTGGTGATAGGTTGCTTTCCTGTTTGAAAATCGAAAAAGCTCTACGGTTGTATTGGAGTACTTTACAGGCTGTCTCCATACTGAACATGCAACTCTGCGAAAAAACAGAATCAAAACTGGATAGCAGTATAAACTATGAGTGGAAATAACATATACGGCAGGGAGTGACAAAGATGCCAGAAAACAAGAACCGCGAGATCGAGGAAAAAGTTAATGAAAAGTTCAACCGGATTAGAGAGGAAGTCGCAAAGGAACTTGGAGTGTTTCCGGAAAAACGGTTAACATCAGGATACAATTTTATTAAGGAAGAAAAAGAATAGAGCTGTCCTACCCGGACAGCTCTTCATTTGTTTATGTAGTCATAATCAGGTAGTTTTGGACCAATGTTCTCTTGAGATGAATTCTAACTGCTCTTTCACGGTTTTGTTTTTATTATTCTTAATGGTGAAAATTGATTGGAACCGTTGTGCTAATTGGATAGAGTTGTCCATTAAGGGCGAAGGAAATTTTCCCTGTTTCTTCGGATACCACAAGTGCTAATGCATCGCTTTTTTCTGATATTCCCAAAGCTGCCCGATGACGCGTTCCGAGTTTTTTCCCTACTATATTTGTAGTTGTTAAAGGCAATACATTGGATGCTGATACTACCGTTTCTCCTTTAATCAAAACTGCTCCGTCATGCAACGGGTTACCTGGATAGAATATCGATTCCAATAATTTAGGGGTGACTAATGCACCAATATTTATGCCCTTTTGGATTAGTGAATCAATAGGCATCCCTCGTTCAACAACGATCAATGCCCCATGCCTCTGCTGTGACAGGTACTGGACGGTATCCGATAAATGTTCATAAACACCGGTGAAATCAGACAAGTAACAGTTTAAATAGAAGGTTGCCGCCTTGGATTCAATTGCAATGAGACTTTCCCTAACGTCCTCCAAACTGCCAAGAACACAATAGTTTTCATTATCAAGGATATTTAAATTTGATTGAAGTAAATGAATCAAATTTTCAATGCCATTTTCCAACTGATTCTTTAAAGGAGAGAAATCACAAGACTTGCTATCCATACCTGTCCTCCAAATACTTATTTATCATAACGATAGTATGTGTCGTTCCAAATATTTAAAACACAGATTCCGTCTTGGACTACGTTTACATCCCAAAAAGACTAATTTGCCTCTCCTCTTCATTGTGTAAAAAACTTCATAAGAATATTTTAACTAAAAACAACGATTAGAAGAGATGTGTTTAGAAATGTATTATCTGAACTATAAACATCCTTTTTCAAAAATAACCGTTGCCAGACAAACTCTTCTCTAAATAATTGCACTATTCTTTTTTCACCCGATATTGATAATCCATTTCTTCATAAACATCTGAATCGGGAACCCGCACTGCAAATACTTCAGCAATATACTCGGAATCTTCTTCTTCTGGAATCTGGATTACACTCTCTACTCTATGAGTTTCTGAACCATGAAAAACAAACTCCCCTACTGAAGGCAGTTGATAGAACGTAAGTATGGCATTAGTCCAATTCGAGTTCGCTTTATCTCTGGTATGAAAGAATACCTTAGTTTTCATTTTTTCACCCCCCTGTATTGCTTTTATCCCACCTCCCCCTGTTTGAAAACCTTTTCACTGTTTTGTCCTCGCTCTTTTTTTTAGTTAATCGAGATTTTGTCTATTAACATTTACTCCAATAATATTTAAATTAACGCATAACCAGTCTTTTTGGTTCCAGACTAATGTTATCTTTTTCAAAATACCCACCCACCCATTTATTTAATTTTATAAGCGATGCTGATCCGCTTGTTTAATAAGTACTTCAACAAAAAGAGGCATTAATCCTGAATAGATCAACGCCCCTTTTGCATTAGATAAACCTTCTCTGCCTGACATTATTATTTGCTGAAATTATATAATACGTTAGTTTTCCTTCTCTATTTTAACCAAAATGACATCAGCTGCTTCTGCCGCTCCGCCGGCATTTTGAAAGTTCTCGGATAGTTGCCGTGCATTTTCGAGATAGTTGGGATTCGCCAGTATTTCAGCGACCGCTTTCACCAACTTTTTCGGCTTTGTCCCTTGTAACTTGATTCCTGCCCCAAGCTCTACCACTCGGTCAGCTACTGCCCTTTCTTCACTATGCAACGGATACAAAACCATTGGAACTCCAAAATATAGGCTTTCATTTACACTATTCATCCCGGAATGGGTAATAAATACATCAACATTCTGTAAAATTGCAATCTGATCCACATAATTTTTTAAGGTAATATTGTTCGGTATTCGGCCAAAGGAAGCAATCTCCATTTTATTCCCTATCGACATAATAATTTCGTAATCACT is drawn from Bacillus sp. FJAT-18017 and contains these coding sequences:
- the cdaS gene encoding sporulation-specific diadenylate cyclase CdaS — its product is MDSKSCDFSPLKNQLENGIENLIHLLQSNLNILDNENYCVLGSLEDVRESLIAIESKAATFYLNCYLSDFTGVYEHLSDTVQYLSQQRHGALIVVERGMPIDSLIQKGINIGALVTPKLLESIFYPGNPLHDGAVLIKGETVVSASNVLPLTTTNIVGKKLGTRHRAALGISEKSDALALVVSEETGKISFALNGQLYPISTTVPINFHH